ATGTGTTTACTGAAAACCTGTTTGGCCTGTGGGTGTCGCAAGGTTTCCATGACCATACGAAGTACATGCCTTACCTGCTGCAAGGTGGCCTGGGCTTGCCTGACCGTGAATACTATCTGTCGGCCAGCCCGAGGATGGCAGAGATCAGGAAAAACTATCTGGCCCACATCGCCGCGACATTCAAGCTGGCGAATGTGCCGGATGCCGAGCAAGCCGCCAAGCGTGTCTTTGATCTGGAAATGCTGATCGCCAAAGGCCATGCGAATCGTGAAGACACCTCTGATGTCTTGAAGGCGGACAATACCTGGACCCTGGCTGATTTCAACAAAAAAGCTGCCGGTCTCGATTGGGCAGCCTATTTCAAAGCGGCAGGTCTGGATGGACAAAGCAAATTCATCATCTGGCATCCCACTGCGTTGAAAGCATCGTCAGCACTGGTAGCAAAAACGCCGCTGGCAAGCTGGCAGGATTATTTGCGCTTCCATGCCATCAATACGCGTTCTACGGTATTACCGCAGGCTTTCTTTGACCAGCGTTTCAAGTTTTACAGCGCACTCAGCGGTGCCAAAGCACCGCAACCACGCTGGAAATATGCAGTGGCAGCAACCAATAATGCGGTCGGTGAAGAAGTCGGTAAATTGTATGTGGCCGAGAATTTCTCACCTGAATCCAAAACCCGCATCAATGGCATGGTCAGCAATATTCTTGCTGCCTTTGGCGAACGCGTACAGGCCTTGAAATGGATGACGCCAGCCACCAAACAAGAGGCATTGGCAAAAATCAAATCGACCTATGTTGGTGTTGGTTACCCGGATAAGTGGCGCGACTATTCTGGCCTGGTGGTCGATGCAAATGATGCCTATGGTAACCGCGAGCGTTCGCAGGAATTTGAATACAAGCGCGCCTTGGCAAAATTTGGCCAGCCTGTCGATGTCACTGAATGGTGCATGAATGCGCAACTGGTGAATGCCGTCAACATGCCGCTACAAAATGCCATCAATTTCCCGGCGGCGTATTTGCAATCCCCGAACTTTGACCTGGCTGCCAGCGACGCCACCAATTACGGCGCTCTGGGTGCCACCATAGGCCATGAAATCAGTCACAGCTTTGATAATTCCGGCGCCATGTTTGATGCAAAAGGCGAATTGCGCAACTGGTGGAGCAAGGCCGATCTGGCGCATTTCAAGACTTCGTCCAAAGCCCTGATCGCCCAGTTTAATCAATACAAAGCCTTCCCCGACCTGTCCGTGAATGGTGCGCAGACTCTCGGTGAAAACATTGCCGATCTGGCCGGTTTGATGGCCGCTTATGACGCCTATCGTGCGTCGATGAAACAAAAAGGCCAGGCCATTACCAAGGATGATGAACAGGAATTTTTCCTCGCCTATGCCCGCAGTTGGCGCGGCAAGATGCGTGATGAAACCTTGCGCACTGCCATCATTACCAATGAACACGCACCAGGACAATACCGCGTCCTGACCGTGCGTAACCTGGATGCCTGGTACGATGCCTTTGCCGTGCAGCCCGGCCAGAAACTTTATCTGGCACCCAAGGACAGGGTCAAGGTCTGGTAAAAAACCTGCTTACGATCTTACTGCGCGAGCGTGATCGGGACTCATGTGCTGCTCAAAATGCTCATGTACTAGAGTACATTCCGCTTTTTGCGCTGCT
This is a stretch of genomic DNA from Undibacterium sp. KW1. It encodes these proteins:
- a CDS encoding M13 family metallopeptidase; the encoded protein is MNQTIFKLKPIASVCLQVMLSMPLLHSMAHAADAPVSKNVAPAKKDSGMDTAVAPGDDFNRYANGGWEKTAVIPDDKVAVGIFDVLKEESDAKVLKIIEQSTKAEAGSAVRKIGDFYTSYLNTDVINKRGLAPLQGEMQSIADLKDKAALATYLGKHLRADVDPINATNVFTENLFGLWVSQGFHDHTKYMPYLLQGGLGLPDREYYLSASPRMAEIRKNYLAHIAATFKLANVPDAEQAAKRVFDLEMLIAKGHANREDTSDVLKADNTWTLADFNKKAAGLDWAAYFKAAGLDGQSKFIIWHPTALKASSALVAKTPLASWQDYLRFHAINTRSTVLPQAFFDQRFKFYSALSGAKAPQPRWKYAVAATNNAVGEEVGKLYVAENFSPESKTRINGMVSNILAAFGERVQALKWMTPATKQEALAKIKSTYVGVGYPDKWRDYSGLVVDANDAYGNRERSQEFEYKRALAKFGQPVDVTEWCMNAQLVNAVNMPLQNAINFPAAYLQSPNFDLAASDATNYGALGATIGHEISHSFDNSGAMFDAKGELRNWWSKADLAHFKTSSKALIAQFNQYKAFPDLSVNGAQTLGENIADLAGLMAAYDAYRASMKQKGQAITKDDEQEFFLAYARSWRGKMRDETLRTAIITNEHAPGQYRVLTVRNLDAWYDAFAVQPGQKLYLAPKDRVKVW